Proteins found in one Paenibacillus dendritiformis genomic segment:
- a CDS encoding GerAB/ArcD/ProY family transporter, with protein MERGRITWPQLSMLLYLMVGATSVLALPTFSAQFAGHDMWISPFIGSVTGFFTLAVVLKLHSYYPDLTLVQQAELLLGRWLGGAANIIVLLFIWHGTGLITREYGEFIVGSVLIRTPQPVVVFCFIFICAVAIRGGIEVIGRFSMLIAPVFLGFIVVVPLMLIPNLDVMKTFPVLEHGWKPVWEGSILPLTWFMEFALAGLILPFVKGNRSKWKWGMSAVALMLFTMVVTNLTCLWFFGTLTSMFTFPIFAASRYISLGDFFEHMEAIIMVLWVLSGFVQVITWYYILVIGTAQWLKLEDYRPIVFPIGLLMVIMTFWITDNMQDMIDLFMTTEPLLSATVQIVYPALLLALAWLRQKGKGKHEGPSGGNGPKPERGAAAAGAKGR; from the coding sequence ATGGAACGGGGCAGGATTACATGGCCGCAATTAAGCATGCTGTTGTATTTGATGGTCGGAGCGACTTCGGTGCTGGCGCTGCCTACCTTTTCCGCGCAGTTCGCGGGGCATGATATGTGGATCTCCCCGTTCATCGGATCGGTGACCGGCTTCTTCACCTTGGCGGTAGTGCTGAAGCTGCATTCGTATTATCCGGATCTGACGCTGGTGCAGCAAGCGGAGCTTCTGCTCGGGCGGTGGCTTGGCGGAGCGGCTAACATCATCGTCCTGCTCTTCATCTGGCACGGCACCGGCTTGATTACGCGCGAATACGGGGAGTTCATCGTCGGTTCGGTCTTGATCCGAACGCCCCAGCCGGTCGTTGTCTTCTGCTTCATCTTTATTTGCGCGGTGGCGATTCGGGGCGGCATCGAGGTGATCGGCCGATTCTCCATGCTGATTGCGCCGGTGTTCCTCGGATTTATCGTCGTCGTCCCTCTTATGCTGATTCCGAACCTGGATGTGATGAAGACGTTCCCCGTGCTGGAACATGGGTGGAAGCCGGTCTGGGAAGGCTCGATTCTGCCGCTCACCTGGTTCATGGAGTTCGCGCTGGCCGGTCTCATTCTCCCCTTCGTCAAAGGGAACCGGAGCAAGTGGAAATGGGGCATGTCGGCCGTGGCGCTAATGCTGTTCACGATGGTCGTCACCAATTTGACCTGTCTCTGGTTTTTCGGGACGCTGACCTCCATGTTCACGTTTCCTATCTTTGCCGCTTCCCGTTATATCAGCCTGGGCGATTTTTTCGAGCATATGGAAGCCATCATTATGGTGCTGTGGGTGCTGAGCGGCTTCGTGCAGGTGATTACCTGGTACTATATCCTGGTCATCGGCACCGCGCAGTGGCTCAAGCTGGAAGACTACCGTCCGATCGTGTTCCCGATCGGCCTGCTTATGGTGATTATGACTTTTTGGATTACCGATAATATGCAGGACATGATCGACTTGTTCATGACGACCGAGCCTCTCCTCTCTGCCACGGTGCAGATTGTCTATCCTGCGCTGCTGCTCGCTCTGGCCTGGTTGAGGCAGAAGGGGAAGGGCAAGCACGAGGGACCGAGCGGCGGGAACGGGCCGAAGCCGGAGCGCGGGGCAGCGGCAGCAGGGGCCAAAGGCCGGTGA
- a CDS encoding tryptophan-rich sensory protein, with protein sequence MSRYRWWNILALAAMIAVNALAEFVPLNGKTTGGISDMFPTLITPAGYAFGIWMLIYGLLIGYAVYQARTANQSKPVLQAIGPLFIISCLFNIAWILLWHYMYDRIWLSLLAMAGLFLSLLFLYARTRRQGSLPAAERLWVRLPFSIYFGWVSTALLVNTAVVLTNAGWDGFGRGDETWALLLLAAGALFAWVVGGPNRDPLFVLVFVWAYAAIAVKQQSAPSIFYTSIGLALLLALLALSLAVARRGPSPYASP encoded by the coding sequence ATGTCCCGCTACCGCTGGTGGAACATCCTCGCGCTGGCCGCGATGATCGCCGTCAACGCCCTGGCCGAATTCGTGCCGCTGAACGGCAAGACGACCGGCGGCATTTCCGATATGTTCCCTACGCTTATTACGCCGGCCGGCTATGCCTTCGGCATCTGGATGCTTATCTATGGGCTGCTGATCGGGTATGCCGTCTATCAGGCGCGCACCGCCAACCAGTCCAAGCCCGTCCTGCAAGCCATCGGGCCGCTTTTCATCATCAGCTGCTTGTTCAATATCGCCTGGATTCTGCTGTGGCACTATATGTATGATCGCATCTGGCTGTCTCTCCTTGCCATGGCCGGCTTATTCCTCAGCCTGCTGTTCCTCTACGCCCGCACCCGGCGGCAAGGTTCTCTGCCGGCCGCGGAGCGGCTGTGGGTGCGCCTGCCGTTCAGCATCTATTTCGGCTGGGTAAGCACCGCTTTGCTCGTGAATACGGCCGTTGTCTTGACCAATGCGGGATGGGACGGCTTCGGGCGCGGGGACGAGACCTGGGCGCTCCTGCTGCTGGCCGCCGGGGCGCTGTTCGCCTGGGTTGTCGGAGGCCCGAACCGCGATCCGCTATTTGTGCTCGTGTTCGTCTGGGCGTATGCCGCCATTGCCGTGAAGCAGCAATCGGCGCCGTCTATCTTCTATACCTCGATCGGACTGGCCCTGCTGCTCGCCCTGCTTGCCTTGTCGCTCGCTGTCGCCCGCCGCGGGCCTTCCCCTTATGCCTCACCGTAG
- a CDS encoding DUF2062 domain-containing protein, with protein sequence MKWIRQFRCALIQLLRSRQGASKIALGLVFGFVPCWFPTFGLGPAISIGLTKLVGGSVTGALLAAGVGSFAWPLLFYMNYAVGSLLMSRGRHVELPDSRPGEGLYVEAADAVHSWSEVGLDFVVGSVVNCIVFTAAGFFIFRYLVHRYGPRMLRMMRSRPKARAEAA encoded by the coding sequence ATGAAATGGATTCGTCAATTCCGCTGCGCGTTGATTCAGCTGCTCCGCTCCAGGCAAGGGGCATCCAAAATCGCGTTAGGTCTGGTGTTCGGCTTTGTTCCGTGCTGGTTCCCGACCTTCGGCCTCGGACCGGCGATCTCGATCGGATTGACGAAGCTGGTTGGAGGAAGCGTGACCGGCGCGCTGCTCGCGGCAGGGGTCGGCTCGTTCGCTTGGCCGCTGCTGTTCTATATGAATTATGCGGTCGGCTCGCTGCTGATGTCGCGCGGCCGTCATGTGGAGCTGCCGGATTCCCGCCCCGGCGAAGGCTTGTACGTCGAAGCCGCCGATGCTGTCCATTCGTGGAGCGAGGTCGGCCTCGATTTCGTCGTCGGTTCCGTGGTGAACTGCATCGTCTTTACCGCAGCGGGATTTTTTATTTTCCGCTATCTGGTGCACCGTTACGGCCCGCGAATGCTGCGCATGATGCGCTCGCGCCCGAAGGCCCGCGCCGAGGCCGCCTGA
- a CDS encoding response regulator produces the protein MEALIIDDEKHVREAIRLLVHWEHHGITAIHEAQDGKQAIELLAACKPQIVMTDMMMPRLDGTGVMEWISRHAPACKVIAISGHDDFALVRHTLQHGGIDYILKPIDPEAINEAVAKAVEAWRHEEAERQASHMQRMQVNEFKPLVSEKLWSSLLDDPAVYEANVRRLASEFGLPAGISRIRLAIACVPAGSREFRGKFGDDVQLLFYTLVNITADFVNPPGRVRGAAFRYWSTGSELAIVLWEDAAELEAVLQGINAGLAQTVQRKLHFGTSGSQPFPAGLNAAYAQAKEALARRNLMEAGLEVHPFRGGTDEAEADAAPVRLSAAADDWALAAQSGQADQLAAAVRRWSEPLRSRGVLTPAMRAQCLKEWEALRTRLVQEAAPDSATASGLVGQLEAEDPLRQLADRDGLTWEEWERHWLEALQRLSAALSAQQGREQHIIFDIARYVEQHYNEDLSLQDMAQRFYVSREYISRKFKQQFGINLSDYWTGIRIEKAKRLLLNPHLRIAQVGEMVGYQDEKYFSKVFKKVEGVSPNLYRKQHGGS, from the coding sequence ATGGAAGCGTTAATCATTGACGATGAGAAGCATGTCCGCGAGGCGATTCGGCTGCTGGTGCACTGGGAGCATCACGGCATCACGGCGATCCACGAGGCACAGGACGGCAAGCAGGCGATCGAGCTGCTGGCCGCCTGCAAGCCCCAGATCGTCATGACGGACATGATGATGCCCCGGCTTGACGGAACCGGGGTGATGGAATGGATCAGCCGACATGCGCCCGCCTGCAAGGTCATTGCCATCAGCGGCCACGACGACTTCGCGCTCGTGCGCCATACGCTCCAGCATGGCGGCATCGACTATATCCTGAAGCCGATTGATCCCGAGGCGATCAATGAAGCGGTCGCCAAGGCCGTGGAGGCGTGGCGGCACGAGGAGGCGGAGCGGCAGGCTAGCCATATGCAGCGCATGCAGGTGAACGAGTTCAAGCCGCTCGTCTCGGAGAAGCTCTGGTCGAGCCTGCTCGACGATCCGGCGGTGTATGAAGCCAACGTCCGCCGGCTGGCATCGGAATTCGGCCTCCCGGCCGGCATCTCCCGCATCCGGCTCGCGATCGCCTGCGTGCCGGCGGGAAGCCGCGAATTCCGCGGCAAATTCGGCGATGATGTCCAGCTGCTGTTCTACACGCTGGTCAACATCACCGCCGATTTCGTGAACCCGCCCGGGCGCGTGCGGGGCGCGGCGTTCCGCTACTGGAGCACCGGAAGCGAGCTGGCAATCGTCCTATGGGAAGACGCCGCCGAGCTGGAGGCCGTGCTCCAGGGCATCAATGCCGGCTTGGCGCAGACGGTGCAGCGGAAGCTGCACTTCGGGACAAGCGGCAGCCAGCCCTTCCCCGCCGGCCTGAACGCGGCCTACGCGCAGGCCAAGGAAGCCCTGGCGCGGCGCAATCTGATGGAGGCCGGCCTCGAGGTGCATCCGTTCCGGGGCGGAACGGATGAGGCGGAGGCCGACGCTGCGCCCGTCCGCTTGTCCGCCGCTGCGGACGATTGGGCGCTGGCGGCGCAGAGCGGCCAGGCCGATCAGCTCGCAGCCGCCGTCCGGCGGTGGAGCGAGCCGCTGCGCAGCCGCGGCGTGCTGACGCCCGCGATGCGGGCGCAGTGCCTGAAGGAATGGGAGGCGCTTCGCACCCGTCTCGTGCAGGAAGCCGCCCCGGACAGCGCAACGGCCTCCGGCCTGGTCGGGCAGCTGGAGGCGGAGGATCCGCTCCGTCAGCTGGCGGATCGGGACGGCCTGACCTGGGAAGAATGGGAGCGGCACTGGCTGGAAGCGCTGCAGCGCCTGTCCGCTGCCCTGTCCGCCCAGCAGGGCCGGGAGCAGCATATTATTTTCGATATCGCCCGCTACGTGGAGCAGCATTATAACGAGGATCTGTCGCTGCAAGATATGGCCCAGCGGTTCTACGTCAGCCGCGAATACATTTCCCGCAAGTTCAAGCAGCAGTTCGGCATTAATCTGTCCGACTATTGGACAGGCATCCGCATTGAGAAGGCGAAGCGGCTTCTGCTGAACCCCCATCTCCGCATCGCCCAGGTCGGAGAGATGGTCGGCTATCAGGACGAGAAATATTTCAGCAAAGTGTTCAAAAAGGTGGAGGGCGTCTCCCCCAACCTGTACCGCAAGCAGCATGGCGGTTCATGA
- a CDS encoding sensor histidine kinase, with translation MRWNSIRTKLILFMLIATIVPTVATMVVSYSYTTDSLKRRAIEENRQLMFQGKTNLGNLLDNLNRTSLAVYTDHEFFRQLELGYDDYTAEANTYVSLQNIAAAMGDIWQVYLYRNKQQRATLVIQSLPRRMHDVALDENVRRYAQDGISMQPTHLSGMYGFNASPYYFPSIQVFTLHRPIYRMPSSERLGYLSIDVKLEALSRIAEQLYARDKEQFYLVDDEGVIFYSGDREAIGRPFQETGHNPAPFLASPSGSIEADGSLFVHERVETPLVNMTLIKIIPKHVLLEEANRAAVVNMLLIALSLVVIIIATIIVSFRITRPIRQLVRYISQVQTGNLNVDIQPAGNDEIGVVSKRFRNMMDRLNNLIVREYQLEIANKTNQLKALQAQINPHFMNNALQSIGTLALQHKAPQIYKLVTALARMMRYSMYTDESTVTLREEIDHAKAYMQLQAQRFENAFDARFDLDPATLDLSVPKMTLQPLIENYFKHGLEQERSGGWLRIASRIISRPADGEEAGMIEITVEDNGRGMALQRRIELNERLEEVHPERLGIRTSHDLWRDAAADETSSGIGLVNVLTRLQLFSNGQAKLRIGAVEPHGTRITILIKGELDSNGSVNH, from the coding sequence ATGCGCTGGAACAGCATCCGCACCAAGCTCATTCTGTTCATGCTGATTGCGACGATCGTGCCGACGGTCGCGACGATGGTCGTGTCTTACAGCTATACGACCGATTCATTGAAGCGGCGGGCTATCGAAGAGAACCGTCAGCTTATGTTTCAGGGGAAGACCAATCTCGGCAACCTCCTGGACAATTTGAACCGGACCTCACTGGCGGTCTATACGGATCATGAATTTTTCAGGCAGCTCGAATTGGGCTATGACGATTACACCGCGGAAGCGAATACCTATGTCTCCTTGCAAAATATCGCCGCCGCGATGGGCGACATCTGGCAGGTTTATTTATACCGGAACAAGCAGCAGCGGGCTACGCTCGTCATCCAAAGCCTGCCGCGCCGCATGCATGACGTTGCGCTCGACGAGAACGTCCGGCGCTATGCGCAGGACGGCATAAGCATGCAGCCGACCCATCTGAGCGGAATGTACGGCTTCAACGCGTCGCCTTATTATTTCCCGAGCATTCAAGTGTTCACGCTCCACCGTCCCATCTACCGCATGCCGTCAAGCGAGCGGCTTGGCTACCTGTCCATTGACGTCAAGTTGGAAGCGCTGTCGCGGATTGCGGAGCAGCTCTACGCCCGGGACAAGGAGCAGTTCTATCTGGTCGATGATGAGGGTGTCATTTTCTATTCGGGGGATCGGGAGGCGATCGGGCGCCCGTTCCAGGAGACCGGACATAATCCGGCTCCATTCCTGGCATCGCCAAGCGGCAGCATCGAAGCGGACGGCTCTCTCTTCGTTCATGAGCGGGTCGAGACGCCGTTGGTCAATATGACGCTGATCAAAATCATTCCGAAGCATGTGCTGCTGGAGGAAGCGAACCGGGCCGCCGTGGTCAACATGCTGCTGATCGCGCTCTCGCTCGTCGTCATTATTATCGCGACGATTATCGTGTCGTTCCGCATTACCCGCCCAATCCGCCAACTCGTCCGCTATATTAGCCAGGTGCAGACCGGCAATTTGAACGTCGACATCCAGCCTGCCGGCAATGACGAGATCGGCGTCGTGTCCAAGCGCTTCCGCAATATGATGGACAGGCTCAACAATCTCATCGTGCGCGAGTACCAGCTGGAGATCGCGAACAAGACGAACCAGCTGAAAGCGCTGCAGGCCCAGATCAATCCGCATTTCATGAACAATGCGCTGCAATCGATCGGCACGCTGGCGCTTCAGCACAAGGCGCCTCAGATCTATAAGCTCGTCACGGCGCTCGCCCGCATGATGCGCTACAGCATGTATACGGACGAGAGCACGGTGACGCTGCGGGAGGAGATCGACCATGCCAAGGCCTACATGCAGCTGCAGGCGCAGCGGTTCGAGAACGCCTTCGATGCGCGCTTCGACCTCGATCCGGCCACGCTGGATCTGTCCGTGCCGAAGATGACGCTCCAGCCGCTGATCGAAAATTATTTCAAGCACGGGCTGGAGCAGGAGCGCTCCGGCGGCTGGCTGCGGATTGCCAGCCGGATCATCAGCCGGCCTGCCGATGGCGAAGAGGCGGGAATGATCGAGATTACCGTCGAGGACAATGGCCGCGGCATGGCGCTGCAGCGGCGAATCGAGCTGAATGAACGGCTGGAGGAGGTCCATCCGGAGCGGCTCGGCATCCGCACGAGCCACGATCTGTGGCGCGACGCCGCAGCCGACGAGACCTCGTCGGGCATCGGGCTCGTCAACGTGCTGACGCGGCTGCAGCTGTTCAGCAACGGGCAGGCGAAGCTGCGGATCGGGGCCGTCGAGCCGCACGGCACCCGCATCACGATACTCATCAAGGGGGAGCTAGACTCGAATGGAAGCGTTAATCATTGA
- a CDS encoding carbohydrate ABC transporter permease — translation MSRKTWSQVGQQLFFIGPAAFFFTVIVVFPFLLGMYYSFTDWNGVSGSVTWVGLDNFRQIFAKDSDFFPAFWFTLRFTVAGIVLTNLIGFLFAYVLTKPLKLRNALRTVFFMPNVIGGLLLGFIWQFIFVKGFAAIGELTGIGFFNLPWLGDETTAFWGIIIVFVWQTAGYLMVIYIAAMTNIPKDVLEAAEIDGASRGQVLRHVIVPLVMPAVTVCLFLAISWSFKMFDLNLSLTKGGPFKSTESVALNIYLEAFQNNRYGLGTAKALLFFVIVAVITLIQVKITKSKEVES, via the coding sequence ATGTCGCGCAAAACATGGTCTCAAGTCGGACAACAGCTTTTTTTCATCGGCCCGGCGGCATTCTTTTTTACCGTTATCGTTGTCTTTCCGTTCCTGCTCGGCATGTACTATTCCTTCACCGATTGGAATGGAGTGTCCGGGTCGGTAACCTGGGTAGGGCTCGATAATTTTAGACAAATCTTCGCGAAGGACTCGGATTTCTTCCCGGCCTTCTGGTTCACGCTGCGCTTCACGGTGGCGGGTATCGTATTGACGAACCTGATCGGCTTCCTGTTCGCTTACGTGCTGACGAAGCCGCTCAAGCTGCGCAATGCGCTGCGCACCGTCTTCTTCATGCCGAACGTCATCGGCGGCCTGCTGCTCGGCTTCATCTGGCAGTTCATCTTCGTCAAGGGCTTCGCCGCGATCGGCGAGCTGACGGGCATCGGCTTCTTCAATCTGCCGTGGCTCGGCGACGAGACGACGGCGTTCTGGGGCATTATTATCGTCTTCGTCTGGCAGACGGCCGGTTACTTGATGGTGATCTACATTGCGGCGATGACGAACATTCCGAAGGACGTGCTCGAAGCGGCCGAGATTGACGGCGCTTCCCGCGGGCAGGTGCTGCGTCACGTCATCGTGCCGCTCGTCATGCCGGCGGTGACGGTCTGCTTGTTCCTCGCCATTTCCTGGTCGTTCAAAATGTTCGACCTGAACCTGTCGCTCACGAAGGGCGGCCCGTTCAAATCGACGGAATCGGTCGCGCTGAACATCTATCTGGAGGCGTTCCAAAATAACCGCTACGGTCTCGGAACGGCCAAAGCGCTCCTGTTCTTCGTTATCGTCGCCGTTATTACCCTGATTCAGGTGAAAATCACCAAGAGCAAGGAGGTGGAGAGCTGA
- a CDS encoding carbohydrate ABC transporter permease: protein MESARKYGGRLLLTEGLMVLAGLVFLVPFYFLLVNSVKSFGDLLSNAASWPVSFEWENYRKAWEMTQFPQAFGNSLLVTVAGILLIGLFSAMAAYRMVRHNSRFNRFLFMVFVAAMVIPFQSIMIPLVKVTGALHLMDSIWGLLICYLGFGAPLSIFLFHGFVKSVPAEIEEAAVVDGCSPYAVFWRIVLPLLKPMFVTVAILNSLWIWNDYLLPSLMLQSAELRTIPLATYAFFGQYTKQWDLALPALVLGITPIVIFFLAMQRYIIEGITAGSVKG, encoded by the coding sequence ATGGAATCCGCGCGCAAATACGGCGGCCGCCTGCTCCTGACCGAGGGACTGATGGTGCTGGCCGGACTCGTCTTTCTCGTTCCGTTCTATTTTTTGCTGGTCAATTCCGTCAAATCGTTCGGCGATCTGCTGAGTAATGCCGCAAGCTGGCCTGTCTCCTTCGAATGGGAGAACTACCGCAAGGCGTGGGAGATGACGCAATTCCCGCAGGCGTTCGGCAATTCGCTGCTCGTCACGGTCGCCGGCATTCTGCTTATCGGCCTCTTCAGCGCCATGGCCGCTTACCGGATGGTGCGGCATAATTCCCGGTTCAACCGGTTCCTGTTCATGGTGTTCGTCGCGGCGATGGTCATTCCGTTCCAGTCCATCATGATCCCGCTGGTCAAGGTAACAGGGGCTTTGCATCTGATGGACAGCATCTGGGGACTGCTTATCTGTTATCTCGGCTTCGGGGCGCCGCTCTCGATCTTCCTGTTCCACGGCTTCGTTAAGTCGGTACCGGCGGAAATTGAAGAGGCGGCAGTTGTCGACGGCTGTTCCCCGTATGCGGTCTTCTGGCGGATCGTGCTGCCGCTGCTGAAGCCGATGTTCGTGACGGTGGCCATTTTGAACAGCTTGTGGATCTGGAATGACTACCTGCTTCCGTCCCTCATGCTGCAGAGCGCGGAGCTGCGCACCATTCCGCTGGCGACCTATGCGTTCTTCGGGCAGTACACGAAGCAGTGGGATCTGGCGCTGCCGGCGCTCGTTCTGGGCATTACGCCGATTGTCATCTTCTTCCTGGCGATGCAGCGCTACATTATCGAAGGGATTACGGCCGGATCGGTTAAAGGTTAA
- a CDS encoding ABC transporter substrate-binding protein, translating to MRRMAQWSLVMLLAVSVMLAGCGAKDTSGDSSSASGTDGAKQDVKTVKIFQFKVEIAEALNRLKGEFEKEHPNIKLDIQTVGGGADYGAALKAKFAGNDAPDIFNNGGFQELTTWFEHLEDLSDQPWVKDVLPLAKEPMTQDGKLYGMPMNLEGYGFIYNKDLFAKAGITELPKTLAELEDAAKKLQAAGVTPFANGYQEWWILGIHNLNVAFAQQPDTNAFIQGLSDGGAKFKGNSEFENWVNLLDLTVKYGNKNPLTTDYNTQVTLFAKGEAAMMQQGNWTQVQIDGIDPNLNLGVLPLPIDNDAAKNDKLLVGVPNNWVVNKNSKVKEEAKTFLNWMVTSDIGKEYIAKEFKFIPAMSTIDATAEDLGDIAADVMKYSQDNRVLSWNWFKYPDGATQEFGNSIQAYVAGKSDKDKMFDEFQKAWDNLKK from the coding sequence ATGAGACGAATGGCACAATGGTCGTTGGTCATGCTTCTGGCGGTATCGGTGATGCTCGCAGGCTGCGGAGCGAAGGACACCAGCGGAGATTCTTCCTCCGCATCCGGGACGGATGGCGCCAAGCAGGACGTGAAGACGGTGAAGATTTTCCAATTCAAGGTGGAAATCGCGGAGGCGTTGAACCGGCTGAAGGGGGAATTCGAGAAAGAGCATCCGAATATCAAGCTTGATATTCAGACGGTCGGCGGCGGAGCCGATTATGGCGCCGCGCTGAAGGCCAAATTCGCGGGCAATGACGCACCCGATATTTTCAATAACGGCGGTTTCCAGGAGCTGACGACCTGGTTCGAGCATCTGGAGGATCTGTCGGATCAGCCGTGGGTGAAGGATGTGCTCCCGCTGGCGAAGGAACCGATGACCCAGGACGGCAAGCTGTACGGCATGCCGATGAACCTGGAGGGGTACGGCTTCATCTATAACAAGGATCTGTTCGCCAAGGCGGGAATTACCGAATTGCCGAAGACGCTGGCCGAGCTGGAGGATGCCGCGAAGAAGCTGCAGGCAGCCGGGGTTACGCCATTTGCCAACGGCTATCAGGAATGGTGGATTCTCGGGATTCATAACTTGAACGTCGCCTTTGCGCAGCAGCCGGATACGAATGCCTTCATTCAGGGGCTGAGCGATGGCGGCGCGAAGTTCAAAGGCAATTCGGAGTTCGAGAACTGGGTGAACCTGCTTGACCTGACGGTGAAGTATGGCAACAAAAACCCGCTGACGACCGACTACAACACGCAGGTGACGCTGTTCGCCAAGGGCGAAGCCGCCATGATGCAGCAGGGCAACTGGACCCAGGTTCAGATCGACGGCATCGATCCGAACTTGAATCTCGGCGTGCTGCCGCTGCCGATTGACAATGACGCGGCGAAGAATGACAAGCTGCTCGTCGGCGTGCCGAACAACTGGGTCGTCAACAAGAACTCCAAGGTGAAGGAAGAAGCGAAGACGTTCCTGAACTGGATGGTTACCTCCGATATCGGCAAGGAGTATATTGCCAAGGAGTTCAAGTTCATCCCGGCCATGTCCACGATCGACGCGACGGCGGAGGATCTGGGCGACATCGCGGCCGATGTGATGAAGTACAGCCAGGACAATCGCGTCCTGAGCTGGAACTGGTTCAAATACCCGGACGGCGCCACGCAGGAATTCGGGAACTCGATCCAGGCCTATGTCGCGGGCAAGTCCGACAAGGATAAAATGTTCGATGAATTCCAAAAGGCTTGGGACAATCTGAAAAAGTAG
- a CDS encoding response regulator transcription factor codes for MNILIADDEAHMLNILQAYFERESFRTFPAADSDQDAMYGQDTVKARSALIYDGGKRIPFDAASVAAKGRFQ; via the coding sequence ATGAATATATTGATTGCTGATGACGAGGCGCACATGCTGAACATTCTGCAGGCGTATTTCGAGCGCGAAAGCTTTCGCACCTTCCCTGCGGCGGACTCGGATCAAGATGCCATGTATGGGCAAGACACCGTCAAGGCAAGATCGGCCCTCATCTATGACGGCGGGAAGCGCATCCCGTTCGACGCGGCTTCCGTTGCAGCCAAGGGAAGATTTCAGTAA
- a CDS encoding dicarboxylate/amino acid:cation symporter yields the protein MNEQSWITLRDWDVYASWGVALLLVILLWWLAKNKVGFGLRVLLAMALGLTLGALFGPAASDISILGSLYVSLIKMVVMPLVFAAIITSITSVKDPAVLKKLGTKTIALFLITTAIAAVIGLGTALVIDPGSGIAQNGDAAQDFQVREIPSFRQVILDLVPSNPINEMAQGKVVPVIIFAAFIAVAIIFEGTRNPERVQPVRSFFQSFSHIMFRVTKFVIRLTPYGVLGLMTSMSAKYGLSTLKELAWFIIAVYAACLIHMIITFGSLVAFGARVNPIRFFKKAYPTMAVAFTTRSSYATLPVNLEVITKRMKVSDRIASFVAPLGATINMNGCGGIYPAIVAVFIARVYGIDLNIADYLLIIGAATLASVGVAGVPGPASISTTVVLVQAGLPLEGFALVLGVDAIVDMARTTVNATGTTVASLLVASSEGEFDREAFHHEPDGAIDFNTESAPSQGTVSL from the coding sequence ATGAACGAACAATCTTGGATCACATTGCGGGACTGGGATGTCTACGCAAGCTGGGGCGTTGCCCTGCTGCTGGTCATTCTGCTTTGGTGGCTGGCGAAGAACAAGGTCGGCTTCGGCCTGCGCGTGCTGCTGGCGATGGCGCTCGGTCTGACGTTGGGGGCGTTGTTCGGTCCGGCGGCTTCGGACATCAGCATTCTGGGCTCCCTGTATGTCAGCCTCATCAAAATGGTGGTCATGCCGCTCGTCTTCGCCGCGATCATTACAAGCATCACGTCCGTTAAAGATCCGGCCGTTTTGAAAAAGCTCGGGACGAAGACCATTGCTCTCTTCCTAATTACGACCGCGATCGCGGCGGTTATCGGTCTGGGGACGGCACTCGTCATCGATCCCGGTTCCGGCATCGCCCAGAACGGGGATGCGGCGCAAGATTTCCAGGTGCGCGAGATTCCGAGCTTCCGCCAGGTGATACTTGATCTCGTCCCGTCGAACCCGATTAACGAGATGGCTCAAGGCAAGGTGGTGCCGGTCATTATCTTCGCCGCTTTCATCGCCGTCGCCATCATATTCGAAGGGACCCGGAACCCGGAGCGGGTTCAGCCGGTTCGTTCGTTTTTCCAATCGTTCTCTCATATTATGTTCCGGGTCACCAAATTCGTTATCCGGCTGACGCCTTACGGAGTGCTGGGGCTCATGACATCGATGTCCGCTAAATATGGACTGTCCACCTTGAAGGAATTGGCCTGGTTCATTATTGCTGTCTATGCGGCGTGCCTCATCCATATGATTATTACGTTCGGATCGCTTGTCGCATTCGGCGCCCGCGTCAATCCGATCCGGTTCTTCAAGAAGGCGTATCCGACGATGGCAGTTGCGTTCACGACGCGCAGCAGCTACGCGACGCTGCCCGTCAACCTGGAGGTGATTACGAAGCGGATGAAGGTCTCGGATCGGATAGCCAGCTTCGTGGCGCCGCTCGGGGCGACGATCAACATGAACGGCTGCGGCGGCATCTATCCGGCCATCGTCGCCGTGTTCATCGCCCGGGTCTACGGCATTGATCTGAATATCGCCGATTACCTCCTCATCATTGGCGCCGCGACATTGGCTTCGGTCGGCGTCGCCGGCGTGCCTGGCCCGGCCTCGATCTCGACGACGGTCGTGCTGGTGCAGGCAGGACTGCCGCTCGAAGGCTTCGCGCTTGTGCTCGGCGTCGATGCGATCGTCGATATGGCCCGCACCACGGTGAACGCGACCGGAACGACCGTCGCCTCCCTGCTTGTCGCCAGCAGCGAGGGCGAATTCGACCGCGAGGCGTTCCATCACGAGCCGGACGGGGCGATTGACTTCAACACGGAATCGGCGCCAAGCCAAGGGACCGTATCGTTGTAA